Proteins encoded in a region of the Ranitomeya imitator isolate aRanImi1 chromosome 9, aRanImi1.pri, whole genome shotgun sequence genome:
- the LOC138649617 gene encoding piggyBac transposable element-derived protein 4-like: protein MSDSNAGSSFRHNPRKRVCRFTSDEIMRMLEESDSEHEDEPYVPSDDENYVPQVDVTEEDSDIEQEMVIEHENEYESDESVEDDSVPQSAGDIWTAKDETQWCSNPLPNAQTKSRNVLRQRGGPAAISNLYTAKELFKSIMTPEMCDIILRETNRKAKRVCDAYNNELVQRFPDSSKRPPQKTFKQFTETELHAFLGILIAAGVHRANKENLEEMWNVAALPLIRAAMSRDRFKMILRFIRFDNENTRAERVQTDKAAPIRDIWTMLNSNLERAYKPYHCITVDEQLFPFRGHTKFTQYIPSKPAKYGIKIFWACDSSNAYPLQGQLYTGKPTDGPRQVNIGERTVLDLVSSYKGSGRNVTTDNFFTTMELAKVRLISYSGIATAPLNPMYFSPSFLTADLPSSTLIRSSHNRLQDFS from the exons atttacgtctgacgaaataatgcgaatgctagaagaatctgattctgagcatgaggatgaaccatatgttccatctgatgatgaaaactatgtaccacaagtggatgttactgaagaagattcagacattgaacaagaaatggtcatagagcatgaaaatgaatacgaatcagacgaaagtgttgaggatgattctgtgcctcaaagtgcaggcgacatttggactgctaaggatgaaactcaatggtgcagtaatccactgccaaatgcacaaacaaaatctcgtaatgtcctacgacaaagaggtggccctgcagcaatcagcaacctatatacagcaaaagagctattcaagtccatcatgactcccgagatgtgtgacatcatattacgggaaacgaatcgaaaggccaagagagtttgtgatgcttacaacaacgaactggtacaacgttttcctgattcttccaaacggccaccacaaaaaacattcaagcaatttactgaaactgaacttcatgcatttttgggcatactgattgctgctggtgtgcacagagccaacaaagagaatctggaggaaatgtggaatgttgctgctctgcctcttatacgtgcagccatgtctcgtgaccgcttcaagatgatactcagatttatcaggtttgacaacgaaaatacacgtgcagaacgtgtgcaaacagataaagctgcaccaatacgggacatctggacaatgctgaacagtaatctggagagagcctacaagccatatcattgtatcaccgtcgacgagcaattatttccatttagaggtcatactaaatttacccagtatataccttcaaaaccagctaaatatggcataaagattttctgggcttgtgactcatcaaatgcctaccctttacaaggtcagctctacactgggaaaccaactgatggtcctcgacaagtaaacattggagaacgaacagtattggacctagtgagctcgtataaaggctctggaagaaatgtcaccaccgataacttctttacaaccatggaactagctaag GTACGTCTgatctcctactctggaatagccactgcacccctgaatcccatgtacttctctccctctttcctaactgctgacctaccctcctccacacttattcgttcctcacacaaccgcctccaagatttctcctga